The region gttgaaAAATAATTGAGGATATTTTTCTGCCTCagcctgttttgtgtttttgttattttatgtcttaatggagtcattttgtgtttgagttGTTTATTGTGAAATcttagtcgttttgtgttttgttgtttttatttacattatctATCATTAAATAAGCTCACAGGAActgaacctatgacatcatcaacagtcTTCCTTTGGAATGTTCTGTGATGTCATTGAGGCAACGATGCTACTGGTTCTTTCGTTGCCTTTTATGTTCATTTAGTCCTAATTTATCTGTCACCATGTTTGGCTGTGTGAGGAAACTTTTCCAAAGaaacaataatagaaaaaaatataataataattcatcatttttacATAGGGCTAtttttagcattaaaagacaCTTTAGGAAGTTTTTCCAAAGGTTCAAAAAGGACAAATCCAAAGATGTGAAGCAGAGCTGCATCCCAcagcagataccacagcagGAGGAAGACAAAGAAATATTCAGTCAGGACATGATCTTGTTTCCAAACTTGTCATTCACATCTTCAGACTCATCAGGGTTTGGTTGTAGTAAGACCATCATAAATCCAAAGACTTTGACCTGGGAAAGGATACCATCTTTTCCTTCATCTTCCACTGGTTCAGACCCAAATGTATCTTCAACAGACTTGAATGACTCTTTGCTTGAAGGGCTGGAATATTCTTGTCATCACCCTGATGCCATGAAAACAACATTCCACCGCAATTCAGCTGTCCTGAGCAGCAGCGAGGAGTTCACAAGCAGATACAAAGAAGAGGAACTGCTCTGTAAAGGTGGATTTTCAGAGGTTTACACTGGAGAATGTCGGTCCACTTCTACACCTGTGGTCATTAAACATATCTCCAAGAAGGACGTGGAGTTTGTGAAAGTGAACTGTCAGGGTAATGTTTATGATGAGATCTTGGAGGTGGTCCTCATGGAGCAGGCGGCCGGTCGTCTCTGCGACGGCAGCTTTGAAAACCCTGCCGTGATTGGCCTCATGGACATCTTTCACCTAAAGACGGAGGTGATTATCGTCATGGAACGACTGCCGGACACAGTGGACGGGTTGGATTACATATGTGAAGAACCTGTACCAGAGGGCCAGGCCAAGGTCATCTTCAAACAGATCGTCAACGCCGCATtgctaatgcacaaaaatggcgTCTTCCACCGAGACTTGAAGCTGAATAACATCCTGCTTAATAGGAACAAAGGAACTCCTGAAGTCCGAATCATCGACTTCGGATGTGGGGATTTCATAGAAAACGAGCCCTTCAGGGACTTCTATGGAACTCCAGTATATGAACCACCAGAACATATTCGTGAGGAAACTTACAAGGCTGAGGCTACGACGGTATGGCAAATCGGAGTCATGCTGTATATTATCTGTACCATGGATAGTTTCGATACATTGGTGTACATGGAAGAAGACAACGAGGTGGTGGAAAATGTATCGATGGAATGTAATGACTTCTTGAGCCAGTGTCTGGCCTTGGACCCAATGCAACGTCCAACCTTAGAGGATCTACTTCTACATCCCTGGCTGGAGTGAACTGGTCCTCACAAACCTAAAAGTTGTTTAACACATGGCGGACACTGCGGGTGCTCCGTAGACTCATTAGTCtttgtagtgatgcacagaGAAAACAAGCGACTGGAACAGAGAACGAGCAAACACTGCACTCAGTGCgcgcttgtctggatataaagcagTGGATTGAGCGGTTGTTGTTCCAATCTACTCCTCCCTCCCCGACAAAATCGGCGTCCGCCAGCAGCCGGGAGTGTGCATGCATTCAGCGTTCAGCGAAGGCGAAATAAAGTTCTTCTAATGCCATAATCtatgttgttggacttttaaatgcttttcatCCTTATGTATCATTTTATTCTATCCTACCTGtgtctaacttagtgatttacaactgacaacaagtctatccctccatgtgaaagtgtatttcacatattaaagcacatgtatccagtgttgtatcatatatcatgtagaacatcataagtaataacactgcttaatttgagctactttactctctcattctttaagtaacaggaggtgctgaacatttcaagctgcattttggatttcatcagttcatgttttggtactgcagcaaaaatgaagcagaaagcggccgccggcCTCATTTTATCAtcaattattgtatatgttacacacattgtggttggtgtgaatctggagacgttctatatatttaattcattatataacaataaacaaacattttctatccagaccagcccactacattatcagtgacaccatgtggaagctgttattaagtcagtgatgctcaacgtGTGGTTCTGTATGTctcaattttaattattattcccacagaaaaccttaaaaggggaaagTTTGAatcccctttttacctatttcttttgaccattttgcaatttcctttgtcttttttcatACTTTAGCTACCtattgccaataaatatccatttttttccctatttttccctatttttgcaagttctttttgacacttttatcccatttttgtcttttctttaagtttttggccacttttcatccaaataagctaacttttgcccaataaataccactttattcatttttttttttacatttttaccctttttaactattgtttgccacattttgcccatttaagctaccttttgacGTTACCATCTGGTTCCTCTTGATttgccatttttggccactcttaactgcttttggcctattttattcacttttcactccttgccacgtttttgccacttttggaccatttttggccacctgtaaCGATGTCTGCCTCCCCTcatttgtaagaaaaaaaaaacaaaaaacttagtGGACCGGACTGGCCCATCCAGACATTGTCCAGTATGCCAGACGGCCAGTCCACCTCTacccacaaaacaacagtgGTGACCCTGGGAATGAGGTGTTAGTGTTTGTAACTGAGAACACTTACATCGCCTCCTGGTGATGGCTAGAGGTCACACTCAGCTGTAGGGCTCAGGTCCTGTCTCATCACCCAGATGGGTTTTTTTGGCTCGTCGGGGGTGTAAGGAGATCTGACTGCTCTGGTCTTCACCTCCTCTATGGCCTCCTTTATGCCTTTGATAGCTAGTGATATGGCGTCTCTTTTCTCCTGACTGCTCCTGTCTGCTGCAGAATCCTCTGAGCTGCCCTCAGTCTGCCTCTCAGTGCTGTTTATAACACTCTGTGCACTGAGACTGTCTCTGAGCTCTGCATCAGCACCACCAGAACCACTGGTACCACTGGTGTCATTTTCCTCCTGCTCACAGCTGTCGGACCGAGGATACGGCGCAAACTCCGCCTCCTTCTCCGGGCTGTCAAACTCTCCGTCCGAGCGCTCGTCGTAGTGTCTCAGACGGGATCCCACCGCCTCCTGCTGCTGGTAGTCTGCACCCACACCCACAGCTCGGCCCTGCAGAAGGACAGACTGGTTCTACTCAGACCCACACGTGTTAGACGGGACGGTTGAAGGTGGGTCACAGATCTCCTCGTAAACTTGCTCTGAGAGGGAGTAGATGTTGTAGGGCTCGGAGTACGCTTCAAGTCCAGCATCAGCATCCCTACAGAGGCTGGATGATGGGGGGTACACGTAGTTGGACCTATCTGAACtgaaacaacgtgcgagagttgttgacatttttggcaataatttcagaaatatATTGCtgtcttgctttgaacaagccatcattgaattttcgcaaacttattttgtatagttctagataaATTTGgcgttttgttgatctccatttacgctcagctcttctacagtcagatttcaaattctgcattatctcagtcctcctccaaggtgttttctgtgtttggttttctcttagttttgattggagccaccacatctatgacattacagacttttgcattaaactcatccaaaaaatcatcaactgtctccccactcaatgttggtgtcgtTGCaaatggcttccataaactgtgcacttgtgttgtcatttatgtaacttttctttaaacacacagaagtagggggaCCAGATGTtacacttattgaaataaataaagtcttgtggtgcactttcattgagaatagtattactgataccatcattcaaccacgtttaattaagaaataaaaagtgatgtgtcaaaataatatcattaattagtagtgacttgttaacaagagatctaacattaagaagagctaattttaaagactttactggagacactggtggactttttggatgacatgttataggagtcaaatttttatctctataaagctttttgcttttctttaatttcacaattttacctgtgttacctgtcaccacaggaattaaagaagctgcattaactccataaggccctgactttttctggttgttcctaaaaatagagctattgcagtccggacccagcacacatcagacctgtgtcgctctaagatgaacacagctggcttgaggagaagagtgattcttggcctggtatcgtcgaggagggatggttggtgcagattggttcattagaggagataagatgggaccatggtggggtatagggtggggtgtcagtcttgtgcgagccagaaccagctcgttcatctgggcagttaaatccaggAAGGGAGGGGTAGGAGaaaagctggatgaggtggaagtaggtgaattttggggtgaagcaggtgggtcctgagatgtgggggttgggttgacctcttcattttggtgattttgatttcttgctggaagctcatcgacaccatgttctttccttgttgttttgctctccgatggtacatgttgtcctctgtctttatcaggactgatagcagtgtgactggtgaagtaaaacaagttggatgtgaagagttttactccagccttgtttagacacagtccatctgctctaaaaagatgacggcgttcccaaaaaataggaaaatgttctataaaatttagtgaaagggcagcacaagccgaagacaaaaATTTATTCAGAGattaaatccttgagaatttcagatctcctttgcggactggaggtatcaggccactgatgaacactttaggctgcaaacagctcacagtttttagcattcctgctttaacacctcagactcctccttggctaaatcatttaacccaaaatgaatcacaacatttttcaaatttagcGTTATAATAATTATCTAGTCGGAATTATACCACTCTTTCATAAAGACTGCCTTTTTAATctactttaatttactgtaaGAGCTCACACTCATCTTCCACTcacaaatcaacattaatccaaattaagtaggattttatgaaattgctACATTTcaagaagaaaagaaataaaactagaactgcaagcagttatgaaaggtggccaagccttcccgcgcgactcggcccccgGGTTTCGAGGAGCCCGTGGAactacgtcacgaaggatgacgggctcgtggcgagcgtcaggacacaggcccactttgaccaatcgcgaataaatttgagatatggcctcaggaggcacccaagatcatacccaccaaatttggtaaaaattggtcttgccatttaaaagatacaaatattccattattgcagcgccccctagtggtgtaatttattaaaattttgcttatacccttacagtcacatgccaaccaaagatctcagatttggtgttgttagcatttattttgaccgagatatgcaacagttatgcatttttatagctagctagaaaaatgtactcagtaattattcgcgcatattttgagccaacaaaattattttatcaactttagatcaggtccaactgaagacgcTACGAGCCAAGTTTCACACTGATTGGACAAAGCCCgaagaggaatttgaaaaagtatctttttgatatgtcgtgacttacaaagagcaatgtgctgtgggagtgggcgtggcctatctCAGATGATGAAACTCTTTGTgaggaacatgtggatatgaaatttataaagatgtgaattaaattgtgaaagttagaggcaaaaatgtttttgcaattatagcgccacctagtggcacaatttttggtatgggtggtctgtgtggtcttctatatctaccctgtaaatttcactgccctcaacataataattcagcagaaataaatgtttgtttatttatgtgttatgatgtaataagccacgcccactttgaccaatcgtgaataactttgagatatcgcctcaggagggacccaagatcataccctccaaatttggtaataATTGGTCGTGccaattaagagatataaatattcattatttgttgCGCCCCCTTGTGGTCTatatcattcaaatttggcgcatacactcacagtcacatgccaactaaggatctcagatttggtgttgttagcatttattttgaccgagatatgcaccagtttgcatttttatagctagctagaaaactttactcgctaataatttgcgcataaattacccgaacaaactcatagGGTTAACTGGAGATTatgtccaactgaagactctacgtgccaagtttcacgctgattggacaaaaccccaaggagtagttggaaaaagtaggtttttcagtttttgcgattatgctccgagaaaagtttgggcagaaatgggcgtggcctagcccaagTGATTCGGTGCTATTCAAgtaatctgtggatatgaaggtggCGCTTTGTTATGgcaccacctgctggcggacatatgtgattttttgcgtccaaggtcccctgggggttttttacccaaccaccaaagggcaccgccctaccttgcacagtttagcctgcagcaccacttttacccaaggaaacataataaaaataaacataataaaaatccttaagattacaatagggttcctagcaccgctggtccctggccccgcgggcttggccccctaaaaataagaaagaataaaaagtgTCAATGTATTGTATTCCCCTATGTTTGTGCAAAATGTGTATTGTTATTGCTCCAAAGCATGTTTTAACCGGCCCGGGGCCAAAATCaacccgcaggagaaagtgaaaatgtcaGAAAACATGAGCCAAATAATTcattgtaaattgttgttaaaaatattcaatttttttccaaaaccctacattttttctcaaattattccacaaaatctccccaaattaaataaaaatatacatattcaAAGGACATTTATGTACCCGTCACTTATTGCTAAGGTATTGTTGAcgccttccatactttgtctgaattataactggaagtgcaaactatgggcacattaatgttgaaatagtTTGTTTTCCAGCCTAAAACCTGGGGCCCACTTGTGTTggaactggtctgtatttggctcaTGAACTAACATGAGTTTGAGATCCCTGTAATGGACCTGCAATATTCAGGGTTGGAAAAAACTAGCTTTGTAATTGACTGGGCTATCTGAAGGTTGAATTTGGAATGTTTTAACCAAATTTAAACATGCCTGGCATCAACATTTGATACATTTGCTTGCGTTAAGTAAAATAGGTGATGTATTGCTTCAAATAAGCAAAATGATCTGCCATCAGAACAGGAACATTTGGCTTACCAAGAAGTTTTAAatcgaataaaaaaaaaaaaagatattgaaGTACATACtcttacaaaaaataaatattttatcagacaaaaattaaaatgtcaCTGTTTGCAGTGTCTTGGCAGAAAAGGAGAAAACCATGACAATGGGAACGTTTTTGATATAATCACAAAACTGCAACTCTGTCTTaaggctgggcaaaaaaaatcaatttaattgattaatctaatttgtagataaaaacaatttttattttgcaaatttgagtttaaaaaaaaatatacatatatatatatatttttttcccaccacagtttttttcggactttttcacgttccactgtgagccagccccctctttgtttaccctttgagtagactttgtgtgtgccacaggcatgttcaattttttatccacactatgctgagatgttaagggaagagtttatttttttaattgtaatgtgatatgttataaaatatgtaattatctGATTTCTGCGAAGccactgtgaagttgctgttgcacttttgcttaaacctgggttaaggcttgaaattgttgaatgacagagcctcatttactttttattttgggattgttttatgcattttaactcttgaagacaatcacagcaataaagttgcacttttgacaaaatATCTGAGGTCTGCAGTCacttttaagtgcattaaaaaaaataatcgtatCACAAatcgaatttttctttaaaaaaaaacattttattttaggcGAAATCATCCAGCCCTACTCTGTCTACAAACCATTCATCATGACAAATGATGTCACAggcaaaatgttattttttttttattaaactagTTTTGTTGAGCATCAAAACTTTTCCCAACTAGAACATTCCACTCTGTTGTGAGCTGTGTGAGACAAACCTCGCAGGAGTTAGTGTAAATAATTAATGAATCCGTTAATTAACTCACACGTCTCGCAGGCTTTTAGTCACCACAAGAGATGTCATGTGTTGTGTTTACATTCAGAGGATTCATCGACTCAGGAAAACAAAGCAGGGAACAGTACGTTCAGTTTTCCCACGAGACACCTCTGcttgttgttgctgcttgtTTCCAATGCACAAATGTTGATTAATGGCTTCTGCATGGGGTCTATTAGCCTGCACAGTGTGTGACAcataatgcattaaaataaaaagcactaAATAGACTAATACTTGTTTTTACTCCAGCCCAATGAATTAcatgataaaaacaaatttctGCCAAgttaatattgatttttttatattttaataaacatAAATGATTTGAtccctgaaaaaggaacaacCGGACCAGTTCTATCCATATAAATGACAACCTaaaaaacatttagaataaattaACAAGAAAACAGTATATTAcgtcttcaaattcttacgcatctAAGTTTACATGAACGGAAAGGAGTTggaagaagtataaacttatctAATTCTACCCCTTGCtcattttttctatatttcCTAACTTAAACGTTAAAGTCTCATTCACTAACACTTTGAAAACTAATTAAACACCGTATTTAAAACACAATATGTAAAATACCTGATATTAATTTagcaaataaataatctaaagagTTTCTATCTTTTTTCTATTTACAATTAACTTTTTGTTCCAACAAGAGAAAGATATAAATGTTTCAGTCACATGGTTACAGATTTCACATCAGTTTTTCATGCTTGGGTCTGTAAATCTCAGTCTTCTCGTAAATAGTCCTCGTTTGTCTCACGTTCAACCCTGGCCCTCAGGAAAGCTGCGTACTCGGCCTTCCTCTGGATCTCCTCCACTTTAGTTTCAGTCAACATTTTCTCTGTATCTGCACACACTGTCCGTgcttcctccacctgtgactgAGACACCTGGAGGTTTGCCCTCATCGAGACGAACGCCTGCTGGGCTCCTGAAAACATGTGCAACAAAGCTTTCTGTTAACTCACTGACAAAAGTCTAACaatgtgtctatttgtacggttgccaaagtacacgtacataacgttttagggttaggattagggttaagttataacccaatatcacaacaatttttagagttagagttaggtttagtcttagtcacgcaacctaaactgacctatgactgacctatcacatgacctaaactggccaaatagggttAGGCGCTgtgtacagatagaatgtcaatatattgatacggcaactgtacaaatagccACTGCCAAAGTTCAAACAGAGCAGTCGTAATAACAGCCTGCTTGTATtcttactagggctgggcaatatatcgtgattcaagatatatcaagttttccattttggtaatatagaaaaagacaatatcgcctatattgagatatatttatttatttttttacaatcacagtacaaatcacatcatacaagtatttaatattattcataagtacagtcaaacaatgaccttctttacaatttttcccatttc is a window of Gouania willdenowi chromosome 13, fGouWil2.1, whole genome shotgun sequence DNA encoding:
- the LOC114474583 gene encoding serine/threonine-protein kinase pim-1-like yields the protein MKTTFHRNSAVLSSSEEFTSRYKEEELLCKGGFSEVYTGECRSTSTPVVIKHISKKDVEFVKVNCQGNVYDEILEVVLMEQAAGRLCDGSFENPAVIGLMDIFHLKTEVIIVMERLPDTVDGLDYICEEPVPEGQAKVIFKQIVNAALLMHKNGVFHRDLKLNNILLNRNKGTPEVRIIDFGCGDFIENEPFRDFYGTPVYEPPEHIREETYKAEATTVWQIGVMLYIICTMDSFDTLVYMEEDNEVVENVSMECNDFLSQCLALDPMQRPTLEDLLLHPWLE